One window of bacterium genomic DNA carries:
- a CDS encoding 3-isopropylmalate dehydratase yields MSHPLVFRGRAWVLTGPDGRLISDIDTDMIFHNAHLAVTDLAEMAKYALGNLSGWKDFPQKAGQGDIVIAGANFGCGSSRQQAVDCFRSLGIAALIAESFGAIYLRNAINGGFPVGICRGLASFDPASPPVSSGDEVEADFEAGRLVNLATGAEIPGLAVWSDVQRDVHEAGGLLRMG; encoded by the coding sequence ATGAGCCATCCCCTTGTCTTTCGCGGCCGCGCCTGGGTCCTCACCGGCCCGGACGGGCGCCTTATATCAGACATCGACACGGACATGATTTTCCACAACGCTCACCTGGCGGTGACCGACCTTGCCGAGATGGCGAAGTACGCACTCGGCAACCTTTCGGGCTGGAAGGACTTTCCGCAGAAGGCGGGGCAGGGCGACATTGTGATCGCCGGCGCCAACTTCGGCTGCGGGTCGAGCCGCCAGCAGGCGGTGGATTGCTTCCGCTCGCTAGGAATCGCCGCGCTCATCGCCGAAAGCTTCGGCGCGATTTACCTTAGAAACGCGATAAACGGCGGCTTCCCCGTCGGAATCTGCCGCGGCCTCGCTTCGTTCGACCCGGCCTCGCCGCCTGTTTCGTCCGGCGACGAAGTGGAGGCGGACTTCGAAGCGGGCAGGCTGGTCAACCTGGCGACGGGAGCGGAGATACCGGGATTGGCGGTTTGGTCGGATGTGCAGCGGGATGTGCACGAAGCGGGCGGGCTGTTGAGGATGGGGTAG
- a CDS encoding radical SAM protein, whose translation MNSHISNGNNAFARPFACGDFKPIHRAIRSAKYDAITIVDLYLTRRCNFRCDYCFVEEKNQVDASWNTINKALRFVLREAKNAPKVSFTLFGGEPLLCFDVIAELIPLAKRNYLREGKVAEFAVTTNASMATPEIMSFFRSYGTNLLLSIDGTRKSHDSHRKYPNGKGTFDSIAGKLLMMKYFQPWLGARVTPMPDTVENLRHEILELYAMGINQFIIGCATGVSWVNDEYDEYIIQMKALIKDYIKMRLRKAPIKLATLEGWSAIKGQDMTHAWGCSAGRSRISIDVDGTIQACAKVQGSCKGQGFLPFGNVQDGYSEAGLENRSVFYEFPIREREKCLGCEARCICLGGCPAINYVQTGSVHACPQSDCYLQHLYLGLRKYYLKEMEQAGLTLD comes from the coding sequence ATGAATTCGCACATATCAAACGGCAATAACGCTTTTGCAAGGCCATTCGCGTGCGGAGATTTCAAACCCATTCACCGGGCTATTCGCTCAGCTAAATATGATGCTATCACGATAGTCGATCTGTATTTGACTCGTCGGTGTAATTTTCGATGTGACTATTGTTTTGTTGAAGAAAAAAATCAAGTTGATGCAAGTTGGAATACAATAAACAAAGCGTTAAGATTTGTACTTAGAGAGGCCAAAAATGCTCCAAAGGTGTCATTCACACTATTTGGTGGTGAGCCTCTCCTGTGCTTTGATGTAATTGCGGAGTTAATCCCGCTGGCGAAAAGGAACTACTTACGAGAAGGTAAAGTTGCCGAATTTGCTGTTACAACAAATGCAAGTATGGCAACCCCTGAAATAATGTCTTTTTTCCGTTCTTACGGAACCAATCTCCTTTTAAGCATTGACGGAACAAGAAAATCGCACGATTCTCATCGCAAGTATCCTAATGGTAAAGGTACATTTGATTCAATTGCTGGCAAGCTGTTAATGATGAAGTACTTTCAACCATGGTTGGGGGCAAGGGTTACCCCAATGCCGGATACGGTCGAAAACCTTCGACATGAGATTCTGGAGTTATATGCAATGGGAATCAACCAGTTTATTATTGGATGTGCAACGGGGGTATCTTGGGTAAATGATGAATATGATGAATATATTATTCAAATGAAGGCGCTTATTAAGGATTATATCAAGATGAGACTTAGAAAGGCGCCGATCAAACTTGCAACACTCGAAGGATGGAGTGCAATAAAGGGTCAGGACATGACTCACGCTTGGGGTTGCAGTGCCGGAAGATCCAGAATTTCAATAGACGTTGACGGAACAATTCAGGCATGCGCCAAGGTTCAAGGATCTTGCAAAGGGCAAGGATTCTTACCATTCGGAAACGTGCAAGATGGATATTCCGAGGCCGGTTTGGAAAACAGATCGGTGTTTTATGAATTTCCAATAAGAGAACGTGAAAAATGTCTTGGTTGTGAAGCCAGATGTATATGTTTAGGCGGTTGTCCTGCAATCAATTATGTTCAAACGGGATCGGTTCATGCTTGTCCCCAAAGCGACTGCTATCTCCAGCATCTTTACTTGGGATTAAGAAAGTATTATTTAAAGGAAATGGAACAGGCAGGTTTGACATTAGATTAA
- a CDS encoding IS30 family transposase, whose amino-acid sequence MKGYHHLSYKDRVHIELRLRDKWSIRKIAGELGYSPSTISREYRRNQLLGNRYIPEKAHHMARNRERGRPKKKIRPGTAEYVFLLSGIERGWSFEQISGRLSLEYPGRKLSHETIYRFIQFGEEKALGAWEYLTWQRRRRKHRTGRRKGKRTTIPNRIGIEQRPAWANDRSEFGHFECDLICFSRQRGVILNLVERKTRFGWAELIPNKEAQGVINALVPFFRWFNSNWPGAAKSVTFDNGTEFTMHADLKNELSIDTYFCHPYSSWERGTVERSNGTFRRYTPRKTLLSTLTQEELFDIRMEMNHHPLKLLSWRSPAMAIKEELLLCSYSPAVALRS is encoded by the coding sequence ATGAAAGGATATCATCATCTGTCGTACAAGGACCGTGTACATATAGAGTTGCGCCTAAGGGACAAGTGGTCCATAAGGAAAATTGCGGGTGAACTGGGGTATTCGCCATCCACAATCTCGCGGGAGTACCGGCGGAACCAGCTGCTTGGGAACCGGTACATTCCCGAAAAGGCGCACCATATGGCAAGAAACCGGGAGAGGGGGAGGCCGAAAAAGAAGATCCGGCCTGGAACAGCGGAGTATGTGTTTCTGTTGTCCGGGATCGAAAGGGGCTGGTCATTCGAGCAGATATCGGGAAGGTTATCTTTGGAGTATCCCGGAAGGAAGCTCTCTCACGAGACGATCTATCGTTTCATTCAATTTGGAGAGGAAAAGGCGCTCGGCGCCTGGGAGTATCTGACTTGGCAACGCAGGAGACGAAAGCACCGAACCGGGCGGAGGAAAGGGAAGAGAACCACTATCCCGAACCGCATCGGCATTGAGCAGCGGCCGGCATGGGCAAACGACAGAAGCGAATTCGGACACTTTGAATGCGACCTAATCTGTTTTTCCCGGCAGCGCGGAGTGATCCTGAACCTCGTCGAGAGAAAGACGCGCTTCGGATGGGCAGAGCTTATTCCGAACAAGGAAGCACAGGGCGTGATAAACGCCCTAGTGCCGTTTTTCCGGTGGTTCAACTCAAACTGGCCCGGCGCAGCCAAGTCGGTCACTTTCGACAACGGCACCGAGTTCACAATGCATGCAGATCTGAAAAACGAACTTTCCATTGACACGTACTTCTGCCATCCCTATTCATCCTGGGAGCGCGGCACGGTGGAACGCTCAAACGGGACCTTTCGCCGCTATACGCCCCGAAAGACACTTCTTTCAACGCTGACCCAGGAGGAGCTGTTTGACATCCGCATGGAAATGAACCATCACCCTCTCAAACTACTTTCCTGGCGTTCCCCGGCTATGGCAATCAAGGAAGAACTGCTACTATGTTCATACTCACCTGCTGTTGCACTTCGTTCATGA
- a CDS encoding FAD-dependent thymidylate synthase, with protein sequence MAHDHNPEAEAILDQYFPVLGNGFVRLVDYLGGDQRIVDAARVSYSGKEVKTFRRNKGLIRYLMEHRHTSPFEQVILTFHVKLPIFVARQWIRHRTARLNEISGRYSVLEEDFYVPSAEDVRYQSKTNRQGGAEEEVPPELRQKVLEIITRQQTELYGAYKEMVEADIARELARINLPLSIYTAWYWQIDLHNLFHFLKLRLDAHAQYEIRCYAEKMLEMARAVAPLAVGAFEEFELHGRQFSKTEMDALRGMLKGEPHGLEGQAKIDFEEKLGI encoded by the coding sequence GTGGCGCACGATCACAATCCCGAAGCAGAGGCGATCCTCGATCAGTACTTTCCCGTTCTCGGGAACGGTTTCGTCCGGCTGGTGGATTACCTGGGCGGCGACCAGCGCATCGTCGACGCGGCGCGGGTTTCCTATTCCGGCAAGGAAGTCAAGACATTCCGGCGCAACAAGGGCCTCATCCGGTATCTGATGGAGCACCGCCACACCTCGCCGTTCGAACAGGTCATTCTCACGTTCCACGTCAAGCTGCCGATATTCGTCGCCCGCCAGTGGATCCGCCACCGCACCGCCCGGCTGAACGAAATCAGCGGGCGCTACTCGGTTCTGGAGGAGGACTTCTACGTTCCATCGGCGGAGGATGTGCGCTACCAGAGCAAGACGAACCGGCAGGGCGGCGCGGAGGAAGAAGTTCCGCCGGAGCTTCGCCAAAAAGTGCTGGAAATCATCACCCGCCAGCAGACCGAGCTATACGGCGCGTACAAGGAAATGGTCGAAGCCGACATCGCCCGCGAGCTGGCGCGCATCAACCTGCCGCTCTCTATATACACGGCCTGGTACTGGCAGATAGACCTGCACAACCTGTTCCACTTCCTCAAGCTGCGGCTGGACGCGCACGCGCAATACGAAATCCGCTGCTACGCGGAGAAAATGCTGGAGATGGCGAGGGCGGTCGCGCCGCTGGCCGTTGGCGCGTTCGAGGAGTTCGAGCTCCACGGCCGCCAATTCTCGAAAACGGAGATGGATGCATTGCGCGGAATGCTCAAGGGCGAGCCGCACGGCCTCGAAGGCCAGGCGAAGATTGACTTCGAGGAAAAGCTGGGGATATAG
- a CDS encoding M42 family metallopeptidase, whose amino-acid sequence MPAPFHQGGFKLKLLKELSEAPGVPGREEAIRAIVRRELKGKVDKIEEDAMGNIIAFKKGSAKNAKKIMFAAHMDEIGFYVRFIDDDGFLRVQNAGGFDTRNLFARRVHVHTAKGVLDGIMNPAGKPIHMATPEDLKKYLEIGEFCVDVGLTGDEAKRKVRVGDPITLNAPFVEFGKYASGKCFDDRAQVWVGIKALQKMKAPKNDVYGVFTVQEEVGLRGAFTSAYGVNPDVGIALDTTLACDTPGITADQHITKLGKGVGIKIMDGASISDRGLVDEFIAVAEKNKIAYQLEILPRGGTDAGAIQRARSGVKAITLSIPTRYIHTVTETVHKDDLNGTLELLVKYLEK is encoded by the coding sequence ATTCCCGCGCCATTTCACCAAGGAGGATTCAAATTGAAGCTGCTTAAAGAGCTGTCCGAAGCGCCGGGCGTGCCCGGCCGCGAGGAGGCGATCCGCGCCATAGTCCGCCGCGAACTCAAGGGCAAGGTGGACAAAATCGAAGAAGATGCGATGGGCAACATCATCGCGTTCAAAAAAGGCTCGGCCAAAAACGCGAAGAAAATCATGTTCGCCGCGCATATGGACGAAATCGGTTTCTACGTCCGGTTCATAGACGACGATGGATTCCTGCGCGTCCAGAACGCGGGCGGGTTCGATACTCGCAACCTGTTCGCGCGGCGGGTGCATGTTCATACGGCGAAGGGCGTCCTCGACGGAATCATGAATCCAGCGGGCAAGCCGATTCACATGGCGACGCCGGAAGACCTTAAGAAGTATCTCGAAATCGGCGAGTTCTGCGTGGACGTCGGGCTGACCGGCGACGAGGCGAAAAGGAAAGTGCGCGTCGGCGATCCGATAACGCTTAACGCTCCGTTCGTGGAATTCGGCAAGTACGCTTCTGGCAAGTGCTTCGACGACCGCGCGCAGGTGTGGGTGGGAATCAAGGCGCTGCAGAAGATGAAAGCGCCGAAGAACGACGTGTACGGCGTGTTCACCGTGCAGGAGGAAGTGGGGCTGCGCGGCGCGTTCACGTCTGCGTACGGAGTGAATCCGGACGTCGGGATCGCGCTCGACACGACGCTCGCATGCGATACGCCGGGAATCACCGCCGACCAGCACATCACGAAGCTCGGCAAAGGCGTCGGGATAAAAATAATGGACGGCGCGTCGATAAGCGACCGCGGCCTCGTGGACGAGTTCATCGCCGTGGCCGAGAAAAATAAAATCGCGTACCAGCTCGAAATTCTGCCGCGCGGCGGAACCGACGCGGGCGCGATCCAGCGCGCGCGCTCCGGCGTCAAAGCGATAACGCTTTCGATTCCCACGCGGTATATCCACACCGTGACCGAGACCGTCCACAAGGATGACTTAAACGGAACGCTGGAGTTGCTGGTTAAATATCTGGAAAAGTAA
- a CDS encoding thioredoxin family protein: MDSVWKKFWNEGFSPDSYLEMMSSPDRIAQYRSDIAAYNPSEEAKASISSWPSGIKVGIITEEWCGDAANFVPAFLKLFSLRPEFEVKLFARDEFPELRDAHLTGGKAKIPVVVVLDAEWNELGRFVERPAAQNRWLSEALAPRKWPELTEDEKAEWKAKLMAKGRELRDAAVWRLLCAVSQSLGQSELEAGC; the protein is encoded by the coding sequence ATGGATTCCGTCTGGAAAAAATTTTGGAACGAAGGGTTTTCCCCCGATTCCTACCTGGAAATGATGTCGTCGCCCGACCGGATTGCACAGTACAGGTCGGATATTGCCGCGTACAACCCTTCCGAAGAGGCCAAAGCTTCAATATCTTCCTGGCCGTCGGGAATCAAGGTGGGAATCATTACCGAAGAATGGTGCGGCGACGCGGCCAATTTCGTCCCCGCCTTTCTGAAGCTGTTTTCACTGCGGCCCGAATTCGAAGTCAAGTTGTTCGCACGCGACGAATTTCCGGAGCTGCGCGACGCGCACCTGACCGGTGGAAAGGCCAAAATTCCCGTTGTGGTCGTGCTTGACGCGGAATGGAACGAGCTGGGCCGGTTCGTGGAGCGGCCCGCCGCGCAGAACCGGTGGCTGTCGGAAGCGCTCGCGCCAAGGAAATGGCCCGAACTTACCGAAGACGAAAAGGCGGAATGGAAAGCCAAACTGATGGCAAAAGGCCGCGAACTACGCGATGCCGCCGTCTGGAGGCTGCTTTGCGCAGTCAGTCAAAGCCTGGGGCAAAGCGAATTGGAAGCCGGGTGCTGA
- the hemW gene encoding radical SAM family heme chaperone HemW, whose translation MVNLYIHIPFCTRKCPYCDFLSWPMESRNSSAGAQEKYFAALVRELELHRMLGRAGKLSTAFIGGGTPTKPRPDLLIGLIRYLREKWGFAEGYEVTAEANPETLPEFPLEKLADAGVTRLSVGVQSTHSHHLKWLGRGVDWPQVKRGLDAVRRKWRGRLSFDILYGLPGQTCDEILCDIERLMVYSPEHLSAYQLTPEKGTPLGSRAAAGKTALPSDGDALLQQRFIERRLAARGLMRYEISNYALPGAECRHNVAVWSGEDYIGAGVSAMGYVGGVRYLNAKTLEAYFNRVNRNMLPASRMEVLNSSRSRHERIAFGLRMSRGLNVSADFELPIAVLDLLERGFLVKENGNIRIADGKLHFHDIAAASFVD comes from the coding sequence GTGGTTAATCTATACATTCACATTCCGTTCTGCACGCGCAAGTGTCCGTACTGCGATTTCCTGTCATGGCCGATGGAGAGCCGGAATTCATCCGCCGGTGCGCAAGAGAAATATTTCGCGGCTCTTGTGAGGGAACTTGAACTTCACCGGATGCTGGGGCGGGCCGGGAAGCTTTCAACGGCGTTCATCGGGGGCGGGACTCCGACGAAACCACGGCCGGATTTGCTGATCGGCCTGATTCGGTATCTTCGGGAAAAGTGGGGCTTTGCCGAAGGATACGAGGTGACGGCGGAGGCGAATCCGGAAACGCTCCCGGAGTTCCCGCTGGAAAAACTTGCAGACGCCGGGGTTACTCGCTTGTCCGTGGGAGTGCAGAGCACTCACTCACACCATTTGAAATGGCTGGGACGCGGTGTGGACTGGCCACAGGTCAAGCGCGGCTTGGATGCCGTCAGAAGGAAATGGCGGGGAAGGCTGTCGTTCGACATTCTTTACGGCTTGCCGGGACAGACTTGCGATGAAATCCTATGCGACATCGAAAGATTGATGGTGTATTCGCCGGAGCACTTAAGCGCATACCAGCTCACGCCGGAAAAAGGGACGCCGCTTGGTTCAAGAGCGGCGGCAGGCAAAACTGCCTTGCCATCGGACGGGGATGCGTTATTGCAACAGCGATTCATCGAGCGGCGACTTGCCGCGCGAGGCTTGATGCGTTACGAAATTTCGAATTACGCGCTTCCCGGCGCGGAATGCAGGCACAACGTCGCGGTTTGGTCGGGAGAGGATTACATCGGCGCCGGCGTTAGCGCGATGGGCTATGTCGGCGGCGTGCGGTATTTGAATGCAAAAACATTAGAGGCCTACTTCAATCGCGTGAATCGAAATATGCTTCCCGCTTCAAGAATGGAAGTGTTGAATTCATCGCGCAGCCGGCATGAGCGGATCGCGTTTGGATTGCGCATGTCGCGCGGATTAAATGTTTCCGCCGATTTTGAATTGCCGATTGCGGTGCTTGATCTGCTTGAGCGCGGCTTTCTTGTAAAGGAAAACGGAAATATAAGAATCGCGGATGGCAAGCTGCATTTCCACGACATCGCGGCGGCCTCGTTTGTGGATTAA
- the gdhA gene encoding NADP-specific glutamate dehydrogenase has translation MTNAVQEFMEKIKARDAHENVFLQAVQEVVESILPVLDVHPEYKEAKILERICEPERVIMFRVPWVDDGGNVRVNRGFRIEMNSAIGPYKGGLRFHPTVSLNILKFLAFEQVFKNALTTLPMGGGKGGSDFDPKGKSDNEVMRFCQAFMAELFRHIGPDTDVPAGDIGVGGREIGYLFGMYKKLCNEFTGVLTGKGLTWGGSLIRPEATGYGAVYFADEMLKTRGESIKNKVCLVSGSGNVAQYTVEKINHLGGKAITLSDSNGFIVDRDGIDAEKLAFVMELKNVKRGRIKEYADKYGCEYHDGVGVWEVEGAQCAFPSATQNEISAEDAKTLLKNGVYVVSEGANMPTVPEGVEQFLAAHILYGPGKAANAGGVATSGLEMSQNSLRLSWTREEVDSRLHGIMINIHENCVATAEKYGFGKRGKDINYVNGANIAGFLKVADAMLAQGIV, from the coding sequence ATGACAAACGCAGTCCAGGAGTTCATGGAGAAAATCAAAGCGCGCGATGCCCATGAGAACGTGTTCTTGCAGGCGGTTCAGGAAGTCGTCGAATCAATACTTCCCGTACTCGACGTGCATCCCGAATACAAGGAAGCCAAGATTCTCGAAAGAATCTGCGAGCCCGAGCGCGTGATAATGTTCCGTGTACCGTGGGTAGACGACGGCGGCAACGTCCGCGTCAACCGCGGTTTCCGAATCGAGATGAACAGCGCGATCGGCCCGTACAAAGGTGGTCTGCGCTTCCATCCGACGGTCAGCCTCAACATCCTCAAGTTTCTCGCCTTCGAACAGGTCTTCAAGAACGCCCTCACCACGCTGCCGATGGGCGGCGGAAAGGGCGGCAGCGATTTCGACCCCAAAGGCAAGAGCGACAATGAGGTAATGCGATTCTGCCAGGCGTTTATGGCCGAGCTGTTCCGCCACATCGGCCCCGACACGGACGTTCCTGCGGGCGACATCGGCGTTGGCGGCCGTGAAATAGGCTACCTCTTCGGGATGTACAAGAAGCTATGCAACGAGTTCACCGGCGTCCTGACAGGCAAAGGCCTGACATGGGGCGGAAGCCTTATCCGTCCCGAGGCCACGGGCTACGGCGCGGTTTACTTCGCCGATGAAATGCTCAAGACCCGCGGCGAAAGCATCAAAAACAAGGTGTGCTTGGTTTCCGGAAGCGGAAACGTGGCGCAGTATACCGTCGAGAAAATCAACCACCTGGGCGGCAAAGCAATTACTTTGTCCGATTCGAATGGTTTTATCGTGGATAGAGACGGCATCGACGCGGAGAAGCTTGCATTTGTAATGGAGCTTAAAAACGTCAAGCGCGGCCGCATCAAGGAATACGCCGACAAGTACGGCTGTGAATACCACGACGGCGTGGGAGTTTGGGAGGTTGAAGGCGCGCAGTGCGCATTCCCAAGCGCCACCCAGAACGAAATCAGCGCCGAGGACGCGAAGACGCTTCTTAAAAACGGCGTCTATGTGGTCAGCGAAGGCGCAAATATGCCGACCGTCCCCGAAGGAGTGGAGCAGTTTCTCGCGGCGCATATCCTTTACGGCCCCGGAAAAGCTGCCAACGCGGGCGGCGTGGCCACCTCCGGCCTCGAGATGTCGCAGAACAGCCTGCGGCTTTCATGGACCCGCGAGGAAGTGGACTCCCGCCTGCACGGGATCATGATCAACATCCACGAGAACTGCGTGGCTACCGCCGAAAAGTACGGATTCGGCAAGCGCGGAAAGGATATTAATTACGTGAACGGCGCAAACATCGCTGGCTTCTTGAAGGTCGCCGATGCGATGCTGGCGCAGGGCATCGTGTAG
- a CDS encoding M2 family metallopeptidase, with the protein MSQEVKSFFAEVSEKLAEIEKGGAIAWWNLATTGKEEFQKEVVEWQMKSHALFHDRKAFEKVKAWKEAGSDDPLLDREIQVMFRSYLANQEDEKTAEEVAKLEAELEGDYSNYRGEVDGKKVSNNDILEIFKRGTDPERSRRAWEASKGIGPLVRDKVLKLAELRNGIANELGYRDYYSFALELQEIDEKELFGILDELELLTREPFRSLKAVMDERRAKKYGIAVSELRPWHYNDPFFQEPLPVSETDLDGYFEGKNIEALTTETYDRVGMDIRPVLANSDLYEREGKNQHAFCTSIGRTKDVRVLCNIKSNHNWMGTMLHEYGHAVYDYYTDFELPYVLIGPAHTNSTEAIAMLFGRLNSNPDWLKSVLGADERSVDNIAGDLFEEQRAAMLVFVRWMMVMTNFERALYRDPSQDLNKLWWDLVEKYQMLTRPEGRDMPDWATKLHIALAPVYYHNYMLGEMTASQLQHHIEHVIGGGKPFIEVREGGEFLIEKLFRQGRKRPWNEALEFCTGEKLKPAYFVEQFVKGRAKAG; encoded by the coding sequence ATGTCGCAGGAAGTCAAAAGCTTTTTCGCCGAAGTGTCAGAAAAGCTTGCGGAAATCGAAAAGGGAGGGGCAATCGCCTGGTGGAACCTGGCAACCACAGGCAAAGAGGAATTTCAGAAGGAAGTCGTCGAATGGCAAATGAAAAGCCACGCGCTTTTTCACGACCGAAAGGCATTTGAAAAGGTGAAGGCCTGGAAGGAAGCCGGATCTGACGATCCGCTTCTGGACAGGGAAATACAAGTTATGTTTAGAAGCTACCTCGCGAATCAGGAGGATGAGAAAACCGCGGAGGAAGTCGCCAAGCTTGAGGCCGAGCTTGAAGGGGATTATTCGAATTACCGCGGCGAGGTTGACGGCAAGAAGGTTTCGAACAACGACATTCTGGAAATATTCAAGAGGGGAACAGATCCCGAGCGCTCCCGCCGCGCCTGGGAAGCGTCGAAAGGAATCGGCCCGCTTGTAAGGGACAAGGTGCTCAAACTCGCGGAACTGCGCAACGGCATCGCGAACGAACTGGGCTACCGCGATTATTATTCGTTTGCGCTGGAACTCCAGGAAATAGACGAGAAAGAACTGTTCGGAATTCTGGATGAACTGGAGCTGCTGACACGCGAACCGTTCCGCAGCCTGAAAGCCGTGATGGACGAGCGGCGTGCCAAAAAATACGGGATCGCCGTTTCCGAATTGCGGCCCTGGCACTACAACGATCCGTTCTTCCAAGAACCATTGCCTGTTTCCGAGACGGATCTAGACGGCTATTTTGAAGGCAAAAACATCGAGGCGCTCACAACCGAAACCTACGATCGCGTGGGAATGGACATCCGGCCGGTGCTTGCGAATTCCGACCTGTACGAGCGCGAAGGCAAAAATCAGCACGCGTTTTGCACTTCAATCGGCCGCACCAAGGATGTGCGCGTTCTTTGCAACATAAAGTCCAACCATAACTGGATGGGGACGATGCTGCACGAATACGGCCACGCCGTTTACGATTACTACACCGATTTCGAACTGCCTTACGTTCTAATCGGCCCGGCGCATACGAATTCGACCGAAGCGATTGCGATGCTGTTCGGCAGGCTCAACAGCAATCCCGATTGGTTGAAGAGCGTCCTCGGGGCGGACGAAAGGTCCGTTGACAACATTGCCGGCGACTTGTTCGAAGAGCAGCGCGCGGCGATGCTGGTATTCGTCCGCTGGATGATGGTGATGACGAATTTCGAGCGCGCGCTTTACCGCGATCCGTCACAGGACTTGAACAAGCTCTGGTGGGACTTGGTGGAGAAATACCAGATGCTGACACGGCCCGAAGGCCGCGATATGCCTGATTGGGCGACCAAGCTGCATATCGCGCTCGCGCCGGTTTATTACCACAACTACATGCTCGGCGAAATGACGGCGAGCCAGCTCCAGCACCATATCGAGCACGTCATCGGCGGAGGCAAGCCGTTCATCGAAGTAAGGGAGGGCGGGGAGTTCCTGATAGAAAAGTTGTTCCGGCAGGGCCGCAAGCGGCCGTGGAACGAGGCTCTGGAGTTTTGCACCGGCGAAAAGCTCAAACCCGCGTACTTCGTGGAGCAATTCGTGAAGGGCAGGGCGAAGGCCGGATAG
- the tenA gene encoding thiaminase II, whose amino-acid sequence MHQFVEELGAGTLDLDKFKFYLLQDYVYLKAYCRAVALLCYRAPDLETMSAMSALLHSTLTFEMETHRNYAAEFGITREELEAAKPAPTTLAYSSYMLDVATREDFLGNLVCLLPCAVGYAEIGKRLSSGRASADNPFHSWIETYSSDEFLKYAGEMSSLADMLAAGCAGSRLDGLFAIFLSSTKYEWLFWEMAYRAERWPV is encoded by the coding sequence ATGCATCAGTTCGTCGAAGAACTCGGCGCGGGAACACTCGACCTCGACAAATTCAAGTTTTATCTCTTGCAGGATTACGTTTACCTGAAAGCGTACTGCCGCGCCGTCGCGCTTCTTTGCTACCGTGCGCCGGATCTCGAAACTATGTCCGCGATGAGCGCGCTGCTTCATTCGACGCTGACGTTCGAAATGGAAACGCACCGGAATTACGCGGCGGAATTCGGCATCACGCGTGAAGAACTGGAAGCCGCCAAGCCCGCTCCGACAACGCTGGCGTATTCGTCATATATGCTCGATGTGGCTACGCGGGAGGATTTTCTAGGTAATCTTGTATGCCTGCTTCCCTGCGCAGTCGGATACGCGGAAATCGGCAAACGCCTATCCTCCGGCCGCGCCTCGGCGGACAATCCATTTCATTCTTGGATAGAGACTTATTCAAGCGACGAATTTCTGAAATACGCAGGCGAGATGTCTTCGCTTGCCGACATGCTGGCCGCAGGTTGCGCGGGGTCGCGGCTCGACGGGCTTTTCGCAATATTCCTTTCATCTACCAAGTACGAGTGGTTGTTCTGGGAGATGGCGTATCGCGCCGAGCGCTGGCCGGTATGA
- a CDS encoding tetratricopeptide repeat protein: MTDRNDTGQNPKPAITRCKACGVELVNGKPVNLPRRNGGGIPAWLTAIAVVLFLAYLITPQSKQQEIMGAVGLGGNQQAQGGTSGGPGPVDPNAPLPEGHPPIDGSEGMGGAAGMASGTMPGDVMAQLSELRERVEKDPKDTEALRKLGDMYYDIQRADPAIEYYEKYLAIVPDDAMVHTDCGAMYFQKGDLDKARYHFETAIKFHPELPQPLFNLALVQATEGDNEGARASLEKAKTVTSDPNMLSGIEQMLKSLDEHNH, encoded by the coding sequence ATGACAGATAGAAACGATACGGGCCAGAATCCGAAGCCCGCGATTACAAGATGCAAGGCATGCGGCGTCGAGCTTGTCAACGGCAAGCCGGTTAACCTTCCGCGCAGAAACGGCGGAGGCATTCCCGCCTGGCTGACCGCAATAGCGGTCGTGCTGTTTCTCGCATACCTGATCACGCCTCAAAGCAAACAGCAGGAAATCATGGGTGCGGTCGGACTCGGAGGAAATCAACAGGCGCAAGGAGGGACGTCGGGCGGTCCCGGCCCGGTTGATCCCAATGCACCGCTGCCCGAAGGCCATCCGCCGATTGACGGCTCGGAGGGAATGGGCGGCGCGGCAGGAATGGCTTCGGGCACAATGCCGGGCGATGTAATGGCCCAGCTCTCGGAGCTGCGCGAGCGCGTTGAAAAAGACCCGAAGGACACCGAGGCGCTGCGGAAGCTCGGCGATATGTACTACGACATACAGCGCGCGGATCCGGCCATCGAATATTACGAAAAGTATCTTGCGATTGTCCCCGACGATGCGATGGTCCACACCGACTGCGGCGCGATGTATTTCCAGAAAGGCGATCTCGATAAAGCGCGCTACCATTTCGAAACGGCGATAAAGTTTCATCCTGAGTTGCCGCAGCCGCTCTTCAATCTGGCATTGGTTCAGGCTACTGAAGGCGACAACGAGGGCGCGCGAGCGTCTCTGGAGAAGGCGAAGACCGTGACATCCGATCCGAACATGCTCTCGGGCATCGAACAGATGCTTAAAAGCCTGGACGAGCATAATCACTAG